From a single Planctellipticum variicoloris genomic region:
- a CDS encoding peroxiredoxin, whose protein sequence is MAARVGQLAPDFSVQAYDRTKNDTAQQFKQVNLSDYAGQWVCLYFYPLDFTFVCPTEIVSFNDALGEFGGRNCALLTASTDSAFCHKGWCDSHPGLAQMKHLMLADTTHALSKAYGVLKEDMGVAYRGTFLIDPKGILRWASINDLPVGRSIEEVLRVLDALQTDKLVPCGWKKGEKTLN, encoded by the coding sequence ATGGCAGCCCGCGTCGGTCAGTTGGCCCCGGATTTCTCTGTGCAGGCATACGATCGCACCAAGAACGATACCGCACAGCAGTTCAAGCAGGTGAATCTGTCGGACTACGCCGGCCAGTGGGTCTGCCTCTACTTCTATCCGCTCGACTTCACGTTCGTCTGTCCGACGGAGATCGTGTCGTTCAACGACGCCCTGGGCGAATTCGGCGGCCGCAATTGCGCGCTGCTGACCGCCAGCACCGACAGCGCCTTCTGCCACAAGGGCTGGTGCGACAGCCACCCTGGACTGGCGCAGATGAAGCACCTGATGCTCGCCGACACGACGCACGCTCTTTCGAAGGCGTACGGCGTGCTGAAGGAAGACATGGGAGTCGCTTACCGCGGCACGTTCCTGATCGATCCGAAGGGGATTCTCCGCTGGGCTTCGATCAACGATCTGCCGGTCGGCCGGAGCATCGAAGAAGTCCTCCGCGTCCTCGACGCCCTGCAGACCGACAAGCTGGTCCCCTGCGGCTGGAAAAAAGGGGAGAAGACGCTGAATTAG
- a CDS encoding WD40 repeat domain-containing protein, with protein MPADPAQTHVAVTYDHTAPLVACRFDPAGRYVFAGAQDNKVLRWDLASGAKVELAAHDSWVFSFAFSKDAATLITAGYDGRLIWWATAADQPVPVRTIDAHRGWIRAVVTSPDGQFLATCGDDLLVKLWRLEDGTLVREFPGHLRYVFNVAFHPDGKHLVSSDLVARFIQWELETGKLVREFPIAALTKYDEGFRADYGGAHDMSFSLDGKRLLASGITNVTNAFAGVGNPIVVEIDWETGKEAITHLTKAKLNGVAWGSLYHPDGFIAAAIGGQAGGHLFFWKPDAADEFHSLSLGSPARDLSLHPDGLRLATPHHDSKLRISLMGPKQS; from the coding sequence ATGCCTGCCGATCCCGCTCAGACGCATGTCGCCGTCACCTACGACCACACGGCGCCGCTGGTTGCCTGCCGGTTCGATCCGGCCGGGCGCTATGTTTTTGCGGGAGCCCAGGACAACAAAGTGCTGCGGTGGGATCTCGCGTCGGGGGCCAAGGTCGAACTGGCCGCCCATGACAGTTGGGTTTTCAGCTTCGCCTTTTCGAAAGACGCCGCCACGCTGATCACGGCGGGCTATGACGGTCGGCTGATCTGGTGGGCGACCGCCGCCGACCAGCCGGTCCCCGTCCGGACGATTGACGCCCATCGCGGCTGGATTCGGGCCGTCGTCACCAGTCCCGACGGTCAGTTTCTGGCGACCTGCGGCGACGACCTGCTCGTCAAGCTCTGGCGACTGGAAGACGGCACGCTGGTCCGCGAGTTCCCCGGTCATCTGCGTTACGTGTTTAATGTCGCTTTTCATCCGGACGGCAAGCACCTGGTGTCAAGCGACCTCGTCGCCCGCTTCATCCAGTGGGAACTGGAGACCGGCAAGCTCGTCCGCGAATTCCCGATCGCCGCCCTCACGAAGTACGACGAAGGATTCCGGGCCGACTACGGCGGCGCCCATGACATGAGTTTTTCGCTCGACGGCAAGCGTCTGCTGGCCTCGGGAATCACCAACGTGACCAACGCCTTCGCCGGCGTCGGCAATCCGATCGTTGTCGAGATCGACTGGGAGACTGGCAAGGAGGCGATCACGCACCTCACGAAGGCCAAACTCAACGGCGTCGCCTGGGGCTCGCTGTATCATCCCGACGGCTTCATCGCCGCGGCGATCGGCGGCCAGGCGGGGGGACATCTGTTTTTCTGGAAGCCCGATGCGGCGGACGAGTTCCACTCCCTGAGTCTCGGCAGCCCGGCCCGCGACCTGTCGCTCCACCCGGACGGCCTGCGCCTGGCGACGCCGCACCACGACTCGAAGCTGCGGATCAGCCTGATGGGGCCGAAGCAGAGTTAG
- a CDS encoding phosphatase PAP2 family protein produces the protein MSTTNKHTDPTVFPSDRIELVSPGSPWAVPVLFMVLGLACLTIDLPVATYFRGPSFPRFLEEAIENTEPWGHGVGAALALLGVWSLDHRRRRLIPWLAGASLGAGLLANLGKLLVSRTRPRDFSPDVVLSDMAVWDTFTSWLPILNGHRGGQSFPSAHTTTAFGLSCFLVAMYPQGRWYFGLLATLVALQRVRSQAHFPSDVCYGAALGWIVAQACLAGARRTESIRPETRNAAGAAAFSD, from the coding sequence GTGTCGACGACGAACAAACACACGGATCCGACGGTTTTCCCATCGGATCGCATTGAACTGGTCTCGCCCGGCTCGCCGTGGGCCGTCCCTGTGTTGTTCATGGTCCTGGGGCTGGCCTGTCTGACAATCGACCTGCCCGTGGCGACCTACTTCCGCGGTCCGAGTTTCCCGCGCTTTCTCGAAGAAGCGATCGAGAACACCGAGCCCTGGGGCCACGGGGTGGGCGCAGCGCTGGCGTTGCTGGGCGTGTGGTCCCTCGATCACCGGCGACGCCGGCTGATCCCCTGGCTGGCCGGCGCGTCGCTGGGGGCGGGGCTGCTGGCGAATCTCGGCAAATTGCTTGTCAGCCGGACGCGCCCGCGCGACTTCTCGCCCGACGTCGTGCTGAGCGACATGGCCGTGTGGGACACGTTCACAAGCTGGCTGCCAATCCTCAACGGTCACCGCGGCGGGCAGAGTTTCCCATCGGCCCATACGACGACGGCATTCGGCCTGTCGTGTTTTCTGGTGGCGATGTATCCGCAAGGGCGCTGGTACTTCGGTTTGCTGGCAACGCTGGTGGCCCTGCAGCGAGTGCGAAGCCAGGCCCACTTTCCGAGCGACGTCTGCTACGGAGCGGCCCTGGGCTGGATCGTGGCGCAGGCCTGTCTCGCCGGAGCCCGGCGGACGGAGAGTATTCGGCCGGAGACTCGCAATGCTGCCGGCGCCGCGGCGTTCAGCGATTGA
- a CDS encoding ABC transporter ATP-binding protein, protein MSTLTSHELTVGYDREIIIPELTVHLPTGKFTAIVGPNGCGKSTLLKALARLMRPQAGVVCLDAADIREIPSRKLAQRLSILLQTSTAPDALTVRELVSYGRYPHGRWLGTRHPDDADVLKWAMSVTGIDQLSDRPVNSLSGGQQQRAWIAMTLAQGAEVLLLDEPTNHLDMSHQLEIMELLLRLNEQEQKTVVMVLHDLNLAARYAGQMIVMHEGVILVQGSPDEVLTAETLRTAFGVDAQITRDPRSGRPYCVTYPLAGAEMLRQVNR, encoded by the coding sequence ATGAGCACGCTCACCTCTCACGAACTGACGGTCGGCTACGATCGGGAAATCATCATCCCCGAATTGACGGTCCATCTGCCGACCGGGAAGTTCACTGCGATTGTCGGACCCAATGGCTGCGGCAAGTCGACGCTCCTGAAAGCGCTGGCCAGGCTGATGCGACCGCAGGCAGGAGTGGTTTGCCTGGATGCCGCCGATATTCGGGAGATTCCCTCGCGCAAACTGGCGCAGCGACTCAGCATCCTGCTCCAGACGTCGACGGCCCCCGACGCTTTGACGGTTCGGGAGCTCGTCTCGTACGGGAGGTATCCTCACGGCCGGTGGCTCGGAACGCGGCATCCGGATGACGCCGATGTCCTGAAGTGGGCGATGAGCGTCACCGGCATCGACCAACTGTCCGATCGACCGGTCAATTCGCTGTCCGGCGGCCAGCAGCAGCGGGCCTGGATCGCCATGACGCTCGCTCAGGGGGCCGAGGTGCTGCTGCTGGACGAGCCGACGAATCATCTGGACATGTCACATCAGCTTGAGATTATGGAGCTGCTGCTGCGGCTCAACGAGCAGGAGCAGAAGACGGTCGTCATGGTCCTGCACGATCTCAACCTGGCAGCGCGCTACGCCGGGCAGATGATCGTCATGCACGAAGGGGTGATTCTCGTGCAGGGCTCCCCTGACGAAGTCCTGACTGCGGAGACGCTGCGAACAGCGTTTGGCGTCGATGCTCAGATCACGCGCGACCCGCGGTCCGGCCGCCCCTACTGTGTGACGTACCCGCTGGCGGGCGCCGAAATGCTGAGACAGGTCAATCGCTGA
- a CDS encoding iron ABC transporter permease, whose amino-acid sequence MKHWRDRLVLPGAVGLVAAIFAASLLVGPTEIPLETVFRVLRGQGVNSDSHLILRDIRLPRSLLTLMVGASLAVAGAVMQGVTRNPLAGPSIMGLSGGAALASLISLIAWPALSYNGSIVATFVGAAVGYGCVLGVAALTPGGFSPVRIALAGAVVSALFSAVTQGLVIAYGMSSTMLYRTIGGITNVTWDQVVAVAPCCVAGLAGAWWLAPGITILSLGDDVARNLGLRSFQIRVASTVLVLLLTGSAVAVAGPVGFVGLMTPHVCRLAVGADQRRLLPLSLVAGAGLTTLADLIARTILGARGELPLGIVTSMLGAPCFLWLIRSRRHQRLDVEVPRQVPPRECWRPRVVLPLAAGLLCAIFLIALHHGKAEFPLDATARVLVGQGRPEEQLVLWSIRIPRLIFAVLIGVGVAVAGTILQAVLRNDLAEPGILGVSSGASLAIVVLLAVCGHSALGSLFLVPLAGICGALGITGLVYLLCRGGQQSSPKLLLTGVALSSIASSMTLLLSLQLSSEIHAFVVAFGAGSMNAAGWNSIAMLAAILVLLVPLAWSFSPTLNVLRLGDQAAMSLGVALPGWSLGLLSLAVAICASCLAVAGDMIFLGMIAPHIARRLVGTDHAAVIPLAGLVGATLVILADMIGGSILPNSEIPAGVFVSALGAPYFLYLLTRP is encoded by the coding sequence GTGAAGCACTGGCGCGACCGACTCGTTCTGCCCGGTGCTGTCGGACTGGTTGCGGCGATCTTCGCGGCGTCGCTGCTGGTCGGGCCGACGGAGATCCCGCTGGAAACCGTGTTCCGCGTCCTTCGCGGGCAGGGCGTGAACAGCGATTCGCATCTGATTTTGCGAGATATCCGCCTGCCGCGCTCGTTGCTGACGCTCATGGTCGGCGCCAGCCTGGCCGTTGCCGGAGCGGTGATGCAGGGGGTGACTCGCAATCCGCTGGCCGGTCCGTCGATCATGGGACTCAGCGGCGGCGCGGCGCTGGCTTCGCTCATCTCGCTCATCGCCTGGCCGGCACTGAGCTACAACGGTTCGATCGTTGCGACGTTTGTCGGCGCGGCCGTCGGCTATGGCTGCGTTCTCGGCGTCGCCGCGCTGACTCCCGGGGGATTCTCGCCGGTCCGGATCGCGCTCGCGGGGGCGGTCGTTTCGGCGTTGTTTTCGGCGGTCACGCAAGGGCTGGTGATCGCTTACGGCATGTCGAGCACTATGCTCTACAGGACCATCGGCGGAATCACCAACGTGACCTGGGATCAGGTCGTCGCCGTCGCGCCGTGCTGCGTCGCGGGGCTCGCGGGGGCCTGGTGGCTGGCGCCGGGGATTACCATTTTGAGCCTGGGCGACGACGTCGCACGGAATCTCGGGCTGCGTTCGTTTCAGATTCGCGTGGCGTCGACGGTGCTGGTGCTGCTGCTGACGGGTTCCGCGGTTGCGGTCGCCGGTCCAGTCGGATTTGTCGGACTGATGACGCCGCACGTCTGCCGGCTTGCGGTCGGGGCCGATCAGCGTCGGCTGCTGCCGCTGAGTCTCGTCGCCGGCGCGGGGCTGACGACGCTTGCCGACCTGATTGCGCGCACGATCCTGGGGGCGCGCGGCGAGCTGCCGTTGGGAATCGTGACGTCGATGCTTGGCGCTCCCTGCTTCCTGTGGCTGATTCGGAGTCGCCGTCACCAGCGGCTCGACGTCGAAGTCCCGCGGCAGGTTCCGCCACGGGAGTGCTGGCGTCCCCGGGTCGTCCTGCCTCTGGCGGCGGGCCTCCTGTGCGCGATTTTTCTCATCGCACTGCACCACGGGAAGGCGGAGTTCCCGCTGGACGCGACGGCCCGCGTGCTCGTGGGGCAGGGTCGCCCCGAAGAACAACTGGTGCTGTGGTCCATTCGGATTCCGCGATTGATTTTCGCGGTCCTGATCGGAGTCGGCGTCGCCGTCGCCGGGACGATTCTGCAGGCTGTTCTCCGGAACGATCTGGCGGAACCGGGAATCCTCGGCGTGTCATCGGGCGCCAGCCTGGCGATCGTTGTCCTGCTGGCGGTCTGCGGGCATTCCGCGCTCGGTTCGCTCTTTCTGGTGCCGCTGGCCGGGATCTGCGGCGCTCTGGGAATCACCGGACTGGTGTATCTTCTTTGCCGCGGCGGTCAGCAATCATCGCCGAAGCTGCTGCTCACCGGCGTCGCGCTCAGTTCGATCGCCAGCTCAATGACGCTGCTCCTGTCTCTGCAGCTCAGTTCCGAGATCCATGCTTTCGTCGTTGCGTTCGGTGCGGGAAGCATGAACGCGGCGGGATGGAACTCGATCGCGATGCTGGCGGCGATTCTCGTCCTGCTGGTCCCGCTGGCGTGGAGTTTTTCGCCCACATTGAACGTCCTGCGACTGGGAGACCAGGCCGCGATGTCGCTGGGGGTCGCTCTGCCGGGGTGGTCGCTGGGACTGCTGAGCCTGGCGGTGGCGATCTGCGCTTCGTGCCTTGCGGTGGCCGGCGACATGATCTTTCTGGGGATGATCGCGCCCCACATCGCGCGGAGGCTGGTCGGGACCGATCATGCGGCCGTGATTCCGCTGGCGGGGCTGGTCGGCGCTACGCTGGTCATTCTCGCGGACATGATCGGCGGCAGCATCCTCCCGAACTCCGAGATCCCGGCGGGGGTGTTCGTTTCAGCGCTCGGGGCTCCCTATTTCCTCTACCTGCTGACACGTCCCTGA